The Clostridium botulinum BKT015925 genome includes the window TTAAAACTCGTATACTTTATAAGGTATACGGGTTTTAAAATTATAAAATAACTATATAGTAGAATAAATATTATACAGTTAATTTTATTATATTTTAAATATATGATAACTATATTTATTATTTTTCAATTAGAAAAACATTTAATATATTTAATAAAATACTACCTATTGATTGTTGTAAAGCAAAAATATATCATAGCAACTGAATTTTACATTAGCATTACCATAAGGAATTTCATAGAAGAGAAATACTATGTTCTGTGTTCATGTGATGATACATATTTTACACTTTTATGGTCTTACTAAAGCTATATTAGGAAAAACCATATAGGCGTATATTCATATATATAATATTTTTAGTTACATATACGTATTTACTATATTAAACACATAATTATATTTGTAAATGTTTTGAAGGTAAGTATTTTTTCTCAGTGTTATATAAAAATAATAATCCCGATAAGAATAAATTATATTAACTTGAAGTTAGTATATACATTTACTTATCGGGACATGATATTTTTTATTATATTTTATTAATTTTGTTCAAGTACCATTTGAGATATATTATTTGAATGGTCTCCAACTCTCTCAAAGTTTGTAAGTAAATCTACAAATATAGAAGCACTTACGGCATTACATGTTCTAGTATTAAGTCGATGAACGTGTTCTTTTCTTAATTGTGTTTCAAGAAGGTCAATATTACGTTCTATTTTAATAACTTCATCAGCAGCTTCACTATCAAATTTTTCTAAAGCAAATATAGTTTTATCTACAGCTGATTTTGTTAGTTCATACATATTTTTTATATCTTCTAATGATTCATCAGAGAATGGTAAATTATCATTTATTTTAACTTCAGCTAGTTCAGCTATATTATCGGCATGATCACCGATTCTTTCTATGTCACTAACTACATGAAATAAAGATGTTATAAGTTCTGACTGCTTTTCTGATAAATTAGTATTTGACAAAGAAACCATATAATCTGTAATTTCTCTATGTAAGAAATTTATTAAATTTTCATGTTCTACTACAGACTGTATTAAATTTTCGTCATTGTTTAAGAAACAAGACATAGAATCTTCCAAGTTATCTTTAGCTATTTTACCCATTCTAGCAATTTCCTTAATTACTTGACCACAAGCAATTGATGGAGTTTCTAAAAGTCTTTTATCAAGATATTCTAGGGTAAGTGCATTTCCATCAGTATCTTCTCCAGGAACCACCTTGTTTACAAATTTAACAAGTAAAGGTATAAATGGAGCTTGTATCATAACATTAGTTATATTAAATAATGTATGCGCATTAGCAATTTCTCTTTCAAGATTACCACCAAATAAAGGAACTATTTTTAAAACTAATCCAAAGGCTGCCATGAATATTATAGTACCTATTGTATTGAAGGTAAGATGTATAATTGATGCACGTTTAGCATTTTTATGAGTTCCTATACCTGCAAGAAGTGCAGTAACACATGTTCCAATATTATCACCAAAAAGGATTGGTAAAGCTACAGCAAGGCTAGTTATTGATCCACTATGAACAAGAGCCATAAGAATACCTATAGTAGCACTACTGCTTTGAACTGTTGCAGTCATGCCTAATCCTACAAGAACACCTAATAATGGATGTTTGCCTATAGTAAGTATTAAATTAGAGAATTCCGGTAATTTAGATAATGGAGTCATAGAAGTTTCCATTAAAGACATACCTATGAATAATATACCAAATCCCAGAATTATATCTCCAATATCTTTAGTTTTTTTCTTTTTAGAAAATAAAACAATGGCAGAACCAATAGCAAGTATTAATGGTGCAACATCTGTTAAATTAAATGCTATAAGTTGAGCCGTCATGGTTGTACCAATATTGGCACCCATAATTACTCCAGTAGCTTGAAACAAATTCATAAGACCTGCATTAACGAAACCAATAGTCATTACTGTTGTAGCGCTACTACTCTGAATTATACCAGCTACAACTGCACCTACAAGTATGGCGAATATAGTTTTACTAGTTAAAGCTTCTAAAATCTTTTTTAGCTTATCCCCAGCAGCTTTTTGGAGTCCATCACCCATAAGCTTCATACCATAGACAAATAATCCAAGTCCTCCTAGTAATCCAAAAATCATTTTGTAGTCCATATGCAATCTCAATCTCCTATCAAATTTCTTTTAATTTTTGATATTAAATTTTAAAAAAACTTATACTAAAGTCATTATAAGTTTATATTAAAAACACAAAAAAATAAAGAACATATATTTAAAAATATAAAAAATATTT containing:
- a CDS encoding Na/Pi cotransporter family protein — protein: MDYKMIFGLLGGLGLFVYGMKLMGDGLQKAAGDKLKKILEALTSKTIFAILVGAVVAGIIQSSSATTVMTIGFVNAGLMNLFQATGVIMGANIGTTMTAQLIAFNLTDVAPLILAIGSAIVLFSKKKKTKDIGDIILGFGILFIGMSLMETSMTPLSKLPEFSNLILTIGKHPLLGVLVGLGMTATVQSSSATIGILMALVHSGSITSLAVALPILFGDNIGTCVTALLAGIGTHKNAKRASIIHLTFNTIGTIIFMAAFGLVLKIVPLFGGNLEREIANAHTLFNITNVMIQAPFIPLLVKFVNKVVPGEDTDGNALTLEYLDKRLLETPSIACGQVIKEIARMGKIAKDNLEDSMSCFLNNDENLIQSVVEHENLINFLHREITDYMVSLSNTNLSEKQSELITSLFHVVSDIERIGDHADNIAELAEVKINDNLPFSDESLEDIKNMYELTKSAVDKTIFALEKFDSEAADEVIKIERNIDLLETQLRKEHVHRLNTRTCNAVSASIFVDLLTNFERVGDHSNNISQMVLEQN